The following are encoded in a window of Psilocybe cubensis strain MGC-MH-2018 chromosome 4, whole genome shotgun sequence genomic DNA:
- a CDS encoding Tyrosine-protein phosphatase CDC14-like protein (Tyrosine-protein phosphatase CDC14 homolog), protein MAPNCEPLCVFGDRLYFTTFPHPPPPPHALNKQDSEHGNQPRIRSRPKGSSSASTSDHYASYYYFTIDDQLLYLSFFQDWGPLNLAMVYKACILIHELLEDKDLASHRLVLYSSDDPKRKANAALLMALYVMIVQRRAPWEAFHPIAELEFMPFRDAGRGPSDFNLSIQDCLWGLWKAMQHGLCDMNEFSVEDYEYYEKVENGDWNWLTPNFIAFASPVDTNWIKREKEAKESTNSSNPGSISRTPSSSGSNLALQRKLPTPYLNCLDYFEKRNIKLVVRLNTELYDRNTFLDRGIDHMELYFDDGTNPTDEIVRTFLDVADRIVESGGVVAVHCKAGLGRTGTLIGAYLIWKYGFTANEAIAFMRIVRPGTVVGPQQQYMYLKQLEWAKWAAVDEIKKAQAQAQAATSPVPIPIVTPATPPAEADDDAVMQTTPKSQKIALPPVTPSRHVAAAAAQAKAIAPPGQPRKTPNAKRVAQDSDDEDEDESSDVLPALGIAPPTRKVKTVPSRGVTASDQRPSRVTRSTANASVIQKAGTGAAAPDSPIKASRQGPNKIPRLATTKTTSAARALAAANVQQIQPRTLRNNANAVPPTPSRLPTLAGKRAHTQNSSSLTDVAAIKPSADKKANAEGWVPNNVASVVVPASKSERPGLRSVRRRRSSFSAADVVA, encoded by the exons ATGGCTCCCAACTGCGAGCCACTCTGTGTCTTTGGTGACAG GCTTTATTTCACCACTTTTCcccatcctcctccgccgccgcacGCTCTCAACAAGCAGGACTCGGAACATGGCAATCAGCCGCGCATTCGCTCACGGCCGAAGGGCAGCTCTTCTGCAAGCACTTCTGACCATTATGCATCCTACTACTATTTCACGATCGACGACCAGCTTCTCTATCTATCCTTCTTTCAAGACTGGGGCCCTCTGAATCTTGCCATGGTATACAAGGCGTGCATCCTCATACATGAACTCCTCGAG GATAAGGATTTGGCCTCGCATAGATTGGTCCTCTACTCATCGGATGACCCTAAGAGAAAGGCTAACGCTGCTCTTCTTATGGCATTATATGTG ATGATTGTGCAACGTCGAGCACCATGGGAAGCCTTCCATCCAATAGCGGAACTAGAGTTCATGCCATTCCGAGACGCAGGGCGTGGTCCTTCTGACTTCAATTTGAGTATACAAGACTGTCTCTGGGGACTATGGAAGGCTATGCAACACGGCTTATGCGACATGAACGAATTTAGTGTGGAAGATTACGAATATTACGAAAAGGTGGAAAATGGTGACTGGAATTGGTTAACACCAAACTTCATTGCTTTCGCATCACCCGTCGATACCAACTGGATAAAACGCGAGAaagaagccaaagaaagTACCAATTCCTCCAATCCCGGTTCCATCTCCCGTACCCCTTCCTCATCTGGGTCCAATCTAGCTCTTCAGCGAAAACTTCCCACACCTTACCTCAACTGCTTGGACTACTTCGAAAAGCGAAATATCAAACTCGTCGTGCGGTTAAATACCGAACTTTATGACCGGAATACCTTTTTGGACCGGGGAATTGATCATATGGAGCTTTACTTTGATGATGGGACGAATCCCACAGATGAAATTGTGCGGACCTTCTTGGACGTCGCCGATCGCATTGTAGAAAGTGGTGGAGTAGTTGCCGTTCAT TGTAAAGCAGGGCTTGGAAGAACGGGTACCCTCATCGGCGCTTATCTGATATGGAAATACGGATTCACAGCCAATGAAGCCATAGCCTTTATGCGTATAGTACGACCTGGTACTGTTGTGGGACCCCAACAACAATACATGTACCTCAAACAATTAGAATGGGCGAAATGGGCTGCTGTAGACGAAATCAAGAAAGCTCAAGCTCAGGCGCAGGCTGCCACTTCACCAGTACCTATCCCTATCGTTACTCCTGCGACACCTCCTGCAGAAGCCGATGATGATGCGGTCATGCAGACAACTCCAAAATCGCAGAAAATAGCGCTACCGCCAGTGACACCCAGTCGTCATgttgctgccgctgctgcgCAGGCCAAGGCAATTGCACCTCCAGGACAGCCTCGTAAGACACCAAACGCGAAGCGTGTCGCTCAAGATtccgatgacgaagatgaagacgaatcGTCTGACGTTCTGCCGGCACTGGGTATCGCTCCACCGACGCGCAAAGTGAAGACCGTACCTTCACGGGGTGTTACTGCCTCTGATCAGCGTCCATCGCGTGTCACACGATCAACAGCAAACGCATCTGTTATTCAAAAGGCTGGGACAGGGGCAGCCGCCCCGGATTCGCCGATCAAAGCATCCCGTCAAGGTCCCAACAAAATACCGAGACTAGCTACAACGAAGACTACCTCAGCAGCGAGGGCATTAGCTGCTGCGAATGTACAACAAATTCAACCTAGAACGTTGCGTAACAACGCCAATGCGGTCCCTCCTACTCCCTCTCGCCTACCAACCCTTGCAGGCAAACGAGCGCATACCCAgaattcttcttccttgacCGATGTTGCAGCTATCAAGCCCAGCGCTGACAAGAAAGCCAATGCTGAGGGATGGGTACCTAACAACGTAGCTTCTGTTGTAGTACCTGCTTCCAAATCCGAGCGTCCCGGCTTGAGAAGCGTCCGACGCAGGCGAAGTAGCTTCAGTGCTGCTGACGTTGTGGCATAA
- a CDS encoding Cytochrome P450 monooxygenase 151, with protein MIHDGYSKYYGGAFKVSMMSKWMVVITGPDMINDIRKASDEQLSSRAAIAETAQSDYMISPRISTDPYHVGVVRTPLTRHLGTRFNDIKDEIASSFSDLVPCKGDEWASIPVYKTIVSIVCRTSNRVFVGLPLCRNPEYRELNEQFTLDVVAGAQFINMFPKILRPVIGRLRTKASRRIETAISLAGPLFQEQLDKETQYGKDRPDKPNNLISWLIDVAEGEQRDIRDLVIRLLSVNFGAIHTTSMAFTHILYDLATYPEYVKPLREEIESIIATEGWTKVSTVNMHKVDSFIKESQRIAASGLMMRRVAMKDFTFSNGITVPAGTHLGFATSATHMDESKYDNPSEFQGFRFAELRDKEGESKQHQMISLSLDYGVFGIGKHACPGRFFAVNELKTMLAHVLLNYDVKLVKEKQRPENWWMSAGCIPNMTAELMFRRRQA; from the exons ATGATTCATGATGGTTATTCTAAG TACTACGGGGGTGCCTTCAAAGTGTCGATGATGTCAAAATGGATGGTCGTAATCACAGGCCCAGATATGATCAATGACATTCGAAAAGCGTCTGACGAACAGCTCTCGTCCAGAGCAGCAATTGCAGAG ACCGCTCAGTCTGATTACATGATTAGCCCCAGAATCAGCACTGACCCCTACCACGTAGGCGTTGTTCGGACTCCGTTAACCAGACATCTCGGAACCCGCTTCAATGATATTAAAGATGAGATAGCATCCAGCTTCTCTGACTTGGTACCCTGCAAAGGCGACG AATGGGCCTCCATACCTGTTTATAAAACAATTGTTAGCATTGTTTGCAGAACATCCAATAGGGTATTTGTGGGGCTCCCTCTTT GTCGAAATCCTGAATATCGTGAGCTCAATGAGCAATTTACTTTGGATGTCGTGGCCGGTGCACAATTTATCAATATGTTTCCCAAAATCCTCAGACC TGTTATAGGTAGACTTCGAACCAAAGCATCTCGAAGGATAGAAACTGCGATTTCCCTTGCTGGACCTCTATTTCAGGAGCAATTGGATAAAGAAACTCAGTACGGCAAAGATCGTCCTGACAAACCA AATAATCTGATTAGCTGGTTGATCGATGTGGCAGAAGGCGAACAACGGGATATACGAGATTTGGTCATTCGACTGCTCTCTGTCAATTTCGGGGCTATACACACAACGTCCATG GCTTTCACCCATATTCTTTACGACCTAGCCACCTACCCAGAATATGTTAAACCTTTGCGGGAGGAAATAGAATCCATAATAGCTACTGAAGGGTGGACAAAAGTGTCTACTGTGAATATGCATAAGGTTGACAGCTTTATTAAAGAATCTCAACGTATTGCTGCTAGCGGCC TGATGATGAGACGTGTAGCAATGAAAGATTTTACGTTTTCTAATGGAATCACCGTTCCTGCCGGGACACATTTGGGCTTTGCAACCAGTGCTACACACATGGATGAG AGCAAGTATGACAATCCGTCAGAATTCCAAGGATTCCGGTTTGCGGAACTGAGAGATAAGGAGGGCGAAAGCAAGCAACACCAAATGATATCTCTCAGTTTGGATTACGGGGTCTTTGGAATAGGGAAGCACGCCTG TCCGGGCCGTTTCTTCGCGGTAAACGAACTCAAGACGATGCTTGCGCATGTTCTTTTGAATTATGATGTCAAATTGGTTAAGGAAAAGCAAAGGCCAGAGAATTGGTGGATGTCAGCAGGTTGTATTCCCAATATGACCGCTGAGCTGATGTTCAGGAGGCGTCAAGCCTGA
- a CDS encoding Cell division cycle-related protein res2/pct1: MCKGIAVMRRRSDSWLNATQILKVAGFDKPQRTRVLEREVQKGEHEKVQGGYGKYQGTWIPLERGLALAKQYNCEILLRPIIEYQPAAKSPPLAPKHLVAATVPRPARKAPPETPSVANTRSSRKQVETVEDDSDHDTLSLRGSEDGSMTPAPSERSSISHTPSPINSPGPSYESNGVENRNAVSRRSRHRPTLDERSELLEEEDDRSYADQVLEFFISDSNQIPDILINPPPDLDPNMAIDDDGHTALHWGCAMGRIRVVKLLLTAGADIFKVNKAGQTALMRSVMFANNYDVRKFPELYELLHRSTLNIDNYNRTLFHHIVDVAMSKGKTHAARYYMETVLTRLADYPKELADVINFQDEDGETALTLAARARSKRLVKILIDHGANPKIMNNDGKSAEDYILEDERFRASPVPPSRISTMSFRNAQAAYPPSTAALGYAYAPANGDKPPLHHSIAAQKASTRCVNDIAAMMDSLASSFDQELKDKERDTTQAHALLSNIQAEILESQRSVSQLKQQAEGLVTAKHHLRDMQKSLSDKMGRRYRLGWEKWVKDEETRESIIREAANGELMLTPATATIHIEEETEMDISPDGEKAKGKRKSTAQEDVSDLVDLYAHIPEDPEELRQQCEALREEITQFRKRRKVMFDELVTFQTEAGTSGRMGDYRRLIGAGCGGIPPAEVDQVLGMLLETLESEEPSSSSIAWSGSRPVAVG; encoded by the exons ATGTGCAAGGGCATCGCGGTGATGAGGCGGCGGTCGGACTCGTGGCTCAACGCGACTCAGATCCTGAAAGTCGCTGGTTTCGACAAACCACAACGAACCCGTGTTCTTGAACGCGAAGTCCAGAAAGGTGAGCACGAAAAGGTTCAAGGAGGCTATGGAAAATATCAAG GCACGTGGATTCCCCTTGAAAGAGGATTGGCTCTCGCAAAACAGTATAACTGTGAAATTCTTTTACGGCCTATCATTGAGTACCAGCCTGCAGCGAAGAGCCCTCCTCTCGCCCCTAAGCACCTTGTCGCGGCGACAGTCCCTCGACCAGCGCGCAAAGCTCCTCCCGAGACGCCGTCGGTAGCTAACACTAGATCTTCGAGAAAACAAGTAGAAACCGTCGAAGACGATTCCGATCACGATACGTTGTCTCTCCGCGGGTCGGAGGACGGCTCCATGACGCCTGCTCCTTCAGAAAGGTCATCTATTTCGCACACTCCATCTCCAATCAACAGCCCCGGTCCATCTTACGAGTCAAACGGTGTTGAAAACCGCAATGCTGTTTCGCGGCGCTCTCGACATCGACCAACTTTAGACGAACGATCCGAATtgcttgaagaagaggacgatcGGTCATATGCTGACCAGGTCCTGGAATTCTTCATTTCTGATTCGAACCAAATTCCTGATATCCTCATTAACCCGCCTCCGGATTTGGATCCTAACATGGCCATTGACGACGATGGCCATACTGCCCTGCACTGGGGTTGCGCCATGGGACGTATTCGCGTCGTCAAATTACTTTTAACTGCGGGAGCAGATATCTTTAAAGTGAACAAGGCAGGCCAAACGGCACTGATGCGCTCTGTTATGTTTGCTAACAACTATGACGTCCGCAAATTTCCTGAACTTTATGAACTGCTCCACCGCTCAACGCTTAATATCGACAACTACAATCGTACATTATTCCACCACATTGTAGATGTTGCGATGTCCAAAGGCAAAACTCACGCTGCCCGCTACTATATGGAAACAGTCCTCACCCGATTAGCGGATTATCCAAAAGAACTTGCAGATGTTATCAACTTCCAGGACGAAGATGGCGAGACGGCTCTGACCCTGGCCGCCAGAGCTCGCAGCAAACGTCTTGTTAAAATTTTAATTGATCATGGCGCCAACCCAAAGATCATGAACAATGATGGGAAGAGTGCCGAAGATTACATTCTCGAGGATGAAAGGTTCAGGGCATCTCCTGTACCACCCTCTCGTATTTCCACCATGTCCTTCCGTAATGCCCAAGCCGCGTATCCGCCCTCGACAGCAGCATTGGGCTATGCTTACGCCCCTGCCAATGGCGACAAACCCCCTCTACATCATTCTATTGCAGCACAAAAAGCAAGCACCCGCTGCGTCAATGATATCGCTGCAATGATGGATAGCTTGGCTTCTTCCTTTGACCAGGAACTCAAAGATAAAGAACGCGACACGACCCAGGCTCACGCGTTACTGTCAAACATTCAGGCAGAAATTTTAGAAAGCCAACGCTCTGTTAGCCAGTTGAAGCAACAGGCTGAAGGGCTGGTCACGGCCAAACATCACCTTCGAGATATGCAAAAGAGCCTCTCAGACAAGATGGGGCGACGGTACAGACTAGGCTGGGAGAAATGGGTCAAAGATGAGGAGACTCGCGAAAGCATTATCCGTGAAGCAGCCAACGGCGAACTCATGCTCACCCCGGCTACCGCAACCATACATATTGAAGAAGAGACTGAGATGGACATCTCTCCCGATGGCGAAAAGGcgaaagggaaaagaaagTCTACCGCACAGGAAGACGTCTCTGATTTGGTCGACTTGTACGCACACATTCCAGAGGACCCTGAAGAATTACGGCAACAGTGTGAAGCCCTGCGAGAAGAGATTACCCAATTTAGAAAGCGAAGAAAAGTGATGTTTGACGAGTTGGTGACGTTCCAAACTGAGGCCGGTACGAGTGGGCGAATGGGAGACTATAGACGGTTGATTGGGGCAGGATGCGGAGGCATCCCTCCTGCTGAAGTCGACCAAGTTCTGGGCATGCTATTGGAG ACACTTGAATCTGAGGAACcaagttcttcttcaataGCTTGGAGCGGCTCGAGACCGGTAGCAGTTGGGTGA
- a CDS encoding Equilibrative nucleoside transporter 1 gives MPPPSLGSPEALYHVVPSASYDANPSQIELDREGGAVETGVSTPPLSHPQTVLVTAPIRWIHFILGCAVLLSWNGVFFSFILFNGASQAVVGAYLQTSVIAVASLFGPLAVQAMMSGQAAVAVAVSGVQVISAAASVRGKTRVYISDGSAEERSAFIFFSLSTLFLVVSAGAHSWMTKTPIYQQVAASLERGRKRTAGEIGHADEREGLVTHVSSTSAIEDTANAFRVGRANAIYEVAVAYVFIVTLAVYPPITTSVQPTNPSTHPLLFSAFHFLVFNVGDFLGRYICSFPIFLIWSARRLLALSLSRTLFIPLFLMCNIQRGPTAAVTSPIINSDLMFMIILFLFGWSNGYLSSLCMMSAPSLEHNPRLKGRAEDVDVAATVASFCLVGGLSIGSIMSFAVKGIFCGCNPFTN, from the exons atgccaccaccatcactGGGCTCACCGGAGGCCCTCTACCATGTCGTACCGTCGGCGAGCTACGATGCCAATCCATCACAGATTGAACTCGACCGTGAAGGTGGTGCTGTAGAGACAGGCGTGTCTACGCCTCCGTTATCTCACCCGCAGACTGTATTGGTCACAGCACCAATTCGCTGGATTCACTTCATATTGGGTTGTGCGGTGCTGCTGTCCTGGAATG GCGTAttcttctccttcatcttGTTCAATGGCGCATCTCAGGCCGTTGTCGGTGCATATCTCCAGACGTCTGTAATCGCAGTAGCGTCGCTCTTTGGCCCTCTAGCTGTACAAGCTATGATGTCCGGTCAGGCAGCCGTCGCTGTCGCTGTCAGTGGCGTCCAAGTCATTAGCGCAGCCGCTTCTGTTCGAGGCAAGACCCGCGTCTATATCAGCGACGGATCAGCCGAAGAGCGATCCGCGTTCATattcttctccctttccaCCCTATTTCTTGTGGTTAGTGCGGGGGCCCACTCTTGGATGACCAAGACGCCTATCTATCAGCAAGTGGCGGCGTCGCTAGAACGCGGACGAAAGAGGACAGCGGGTGAGATTGGACATGCAGACGAAAGAGAAGGCCTTGTTACCCATGTCTCGAGTACTTCAGCAATTGAGGATACAGCAAACGCCTTTAGAGTCGGGAGAGCAAATGCTATATATGAGGTTGCTGTTGCCTATGTTTTCATAGTCACTTTA GCCGTGTATCCTCCCATCACAACGTCCGTTCAACCCACAAATCCTTCTACACATCCTCTGCTTTTCAGTGCATTCCATTTTCTCGTGTTCAATGTCGGAGACTTCTTGGGACGGTACATCTGCTCATTCCCCATCTTCCTCATATGGAGTGCTCGTCGTCTTCTAGCCCTGTCACTCTCCCGAACACTGTTTATCCCTCTGTTTCTAATGTGCAATATCCAACGAGGGCCTACTGCTGCAGTTACTTCACCTATCATCAATTCTGACTTAATGTTCATGATCATACTTTTCTTGTTCGGATGGTCCAATGGCTACCTTTCAAGTCTGTGCATGATGTCCGCGCCATCCTTGGAGCACAATCCCAGATTAAAGGGCCGAGCGGAGGACGTCGATGTCGCTGCCACAGTGGCCAGTTTCTGTCTGGTCGGTGGATTATCGATAGGTAGCATCATGAGCTTTGCTGTCAAGGGGATATTCTGCGGCTGTAACCCTTTCACGAACTAA
- a CDS encoding FAD-linked oxidoreductase (FAD-linked oxidoreductase DDB_G0289697) — translation MDIAQFAQTIKGDVITPEDPTYPKAIFRWAANAVRQAKLVVFVKDNGDVVNALRFARDNDLPIAVRGGGHSVVGSSSVENGLVIDPSRYLNGVTVDPAKKLAYVGGGAIWETVDKAAIKHELATVGGTVNHTGVGGLILGGGYGWLSGAYGLAIDNLVQATLVTADGSILTVNKDENPDLFFAIRGGGGNFGVVTEFVLQLHPQRPTIYSGILIYPPSAIEQVLEVTLKWMETMSEKEGMIQISAVGPYGNPIFAVIPFFNGSEAEGRQKYKAFHDIAPLADLTKEIPYEELNAISNPMAVHGSGVYQKGVAHKRPNPEAIVRAHNKFVDLVKSDNFNGAILYEYFPLQKINSVSRDATAFRREFASSVLVNLTWDNSTGDRTQEARKHTYELASIISRDGKDMTTAETLGYSNYDPEAFVDNAKGVTLVQDKAKLVFGENYPRLQTIKKRYDPDNVFNKWFPIVPA, via the exons ATGGATATTGCACAGTTTGCACAAACGATCAAAGGCGATGTCATAACCCCTGAGGACCCTACATATCCCAAAGCTATCTTCAGATGGGCAGCAAACGCGGTCCGGCAAGCGAAGCTGGTTGTCTTTGTCAAGGACAACGGAGATGTCGTCAATGCCTTGCGATTTGCTAGGGACAACGACCTACCAATCGCCGTTCGAGGAGGGGGACATAGTGTTGTGGGATCGTCGTCCGTGGAGAATGGTTTGGTTATTGACCCTTCGCGCTACTTGAATGGCGTGACAGTCGATCCTGCTAAGAAATTGGCATACGTGGGCGGGGGTGCTATCTGGGAGACTGTCGACAAAGCCGCCATCAAACACGAGTTGGCGACGGTGGGAGGGACTGTGAACCAT ACTGGTGTAGGAGG TCTGATCCTTGGGGGAGGTTATGGATGGCTAAGTGGTGCATATGGACTGGCAATCGATAACCTCGTGCAG GCTACCCTTGTAACCGCTGATGGTTCTATCCTTACAGTTAATAAGGATGAGAACCCGGACTTATTCTTCGCCATTCGTGGCGGGGGCGGAAATTTTGGGGTCGTCACGGAATTCGTCCTCCAACTACACCCTCAACGCCCTACCATATATTCTGGAATTCTGATTTACCCGCCATCTGCCATTGAACAAGTGCTTGAAGTCACTCTCAAGTGGATGGAAACAATGAGCGAGAAGGAAGGCATGATCCAGATCAGTGCTGTTGGACCGTATGGCAAT CCCATTTTTGCGGTCATTCCGTTTTTCAATGGATCGGAGGCCGAAGGAAGACAAAAATATAAAGCGTTCCATGATATTG CCCCCCTTGCTGATTTAACCAAGGAAATACCTTATGAAGAACTTAACGCGATCTCT AATCCGATGGCCGTTCATGGCTCTGGAGTATATCAAAAAGGAGTCGCACATAAACGACCTAACCCCGAGGCCATCGTGAGGGCCCACAACAAATTTGTGGACCTGGTGAAGTCCGATAATTTCAACGGCGCAATTTTGTATGAATACTTCCCTCTACAAAAAATCAATTCGGTGTCGAGGGATGCTACTGCTTTTCGTCGGGAGTTTGCTTCGAGTGTTTTAGTTAACCTTACATGGGATAACTCTACTGGAGACCGCACACAAGAAGCTCGAAAGCACACCTACGAATTGGCATCGATTATCTCCAGAGACGGAAAGGATATGACAACTGCCGAGACTTTGGGGTATAGCAACTACG ATCCCGAAGCTTTCGTTGACAATGCCAAGGGTGTTACTTTGGTACAAGATAAAGCAAAACTCGTATTTGGAGAAAATTATCCAAGGCTACAGACTATCAAGAAGCGGTATGACCCAGACAATGTATTTAATAAATGGTTCCCCATTGTTCCGGCTTAA